A stretch of Mya arenaria isolate MELC-2E11 chromosome 14, ASM2691426v1 DNA encodes these proteins:
- the LOC128216329 gene encoding uncharacterized protein LOC128216329 — MAMINGSDDLPPDPENEFVCDACLADDQTEPAMGFCLECNEYLCKPCIDAHRRVRVYKTHQVKKGDEMPRSKTKADRQPVVSKCNLHADKPITAICKTHNQLCCDQCLILAHKVCDDVKSISDVSKEFIGSEDYKTITEKLEYLQIAYTEKMKSAKMNLNEVDVYHKNAIEEFKAEVDKIKQTDIIKLRAIIDTYEHVLSQFMCWVNDIGVHKNAETFEELFILVWRTQHEVANIENNVHKFCTDDSIIRYRFQSDTSMLGRLMEIPYLIKTVNIKHASDSTYCYVADIGMLKENLMLVADYRNSSLKIYNSDTDVLVSSAKLPSKPWQMSVTEEGGAYVTSEGQPKIFHLKSPATDLSTFEEITVDGKCYTVDCFNETLKVQCLSPAKTIEVDGDGKLVRVINNDLSKETTGNGEQFVSTPLWSTQDPATGSMYLSCKSKDSITEITSDDKVKRLVKSDKLNCPYGMCIDTDGTILVCSFKSKDVFRVKRNGDIQSVLPQPLDFNPWTVALDKQTKKLYVGGQSDKLYVFQI; from the coding sequence ATGGCAATGATCAATGGCTCGGATGACCTTCCGCCTGATCCCGAAAATGAATTTGTGTGTGATGCCTGCTTAGCCGACGACCAAACTGAGCCTGCAATGGGGTTTTGTTTAGAATGCAATGAATATCTATGCAAGCCATGCATTGATGCCCACCGGAGAGTGCGGGTGTATAAAACACACCAGGTTAAAAAGGGAGATGAGATGCCGCGAAGCAAAACTAAAGCAGATCGTCAACCCGTTGTCAGCAAATGCAACTTGCATGCTGACAAGCCTATAACTGCGATTTGTAAAACTCACAATCAACTCTGCTGTGATCAGTGTTTGATTCTGGCGCACAAAGTTTGCGATGATGTTAAATCAATAAGTGATGTTTCAAAAGAGTTTATCGGTAGCGaagattataaaacaataaccgAGAAACTCGAATATCTTCAAATTGCGTACACTGAGAAAATGAAATCagctaaaatgaatttaaatgaaGTTGACGTTTACCACAAAAATGCGATCGAGGAGTTCAAAGCAGAAgttgataaaatcaaacaaaccgACATCATCAAGCTGAGGGCTATTATAGACACTTATGAGCATGTTCTCAGTCAATTCATGTGCTGGGTAAATGACATTGGCGTACACAAGAACGCCGAGACATTCGAAGAACTCTTCATTCTGGTTTGGAGGACACAACATGAGGTTGCCAACATCGAGAACAATGTTCACAAGTTTTGCACCGACGACAGTATTATAAGATATCGGTTTCAATCGGACACATCTATGCTTGGTCGTCTTATGGAGATTCCATACCTCATAAAAACGGTTAACATTAAACATGCAAGTGATTCAACTTATTGTTACGTTGCAGACATAGGGATGTTAAAAGAAAACCTGATGCTAGTAGCTGACTATAGGAATTCCAGTCTGAAGATATATAATTCCGATACAGATGTCCTTGTTTCTTCCGCCAAACTACCATCAAAACCATGGCAAATGTCAGTTACAGAGGAAGGTGGAGCTTACGTGACAAGTGAAGGCCaacctaaaatatttcaccttaaGTCGCCAGCAACTGACCTCAGCACTTTCGAAGAGATTACCGTAGACGGAAAATGTTACACAGTGGACTGTTTCAACGAAACCTTGAAAGTTCAGTGTTTGTCTCCTGCCAAAACTATTGAAGTAGATGGAGATGGAAAACTAGTTAGAGTGATCAACAACGACTTAAGTAAGGAAACCACTGGGAATGGAGAACAGTTTGTATCAACTCCACTATGGTCAACACAAGATCCAGCTACTGGGTCGATGTACCTTTCTTGCAAAAGCAAAGATTCAATAACAGAAATAACGAGTGATGACAAAGTAAAGCGGCTTGTGAAGTCAGACAAGCTGAATTGTCCTTACGGTATGTGCATTGACACTGATGGTACCATTCTCGTATGTAGCTTCAAAAGCAAGGACGTGTTTAGGGTGAAGAGGAATGGAGACATCCAGAGTGTGTTACCACAGCCTCTAGACTTTAACCCTTGGACAGTGGCGcttgacaaacaaacaaagaaactGTATGTTGGAGGACAATCTGATAAACTATATGTATTTCAGATCTAG
- the LOC128216330 gene encoding uncharacterized protein LOC128216330, which produces MAAINGSDDCQSYSKTKIACDACLVDKLSHTAEGYCLECNEYLCKSCIDAHRRVRVSRKHHIKHGNEIPRNKPKESLQSVASKCNLHADKQITAICISHNQLCCDQCVVLGHKVCADVNSLSDASKDFIGSEDLKTTTDKLKNLQIAYTEKMKLAKKNLNEVDVYYKKAIEEFKAEVDKIKQADTNKLNAIINTYDHVISQFTSWIHDIDVHKNAEEIEELFCLVWRTQHELDNIENNVRKLCTDDSIVSYEFQSDISPLGRLIKTTHLIKTVNIKHASDASTCSIADIGMLKENLMLVTDYGNSSLKIFNSDTDVLVSFAKLPSNPWQMSVTEEGEVYVALYSQLKILHLKSPATDITKYREINVDGECYAVECFNKTLKVQCFNPAKTIEVDGDGKLVRVINNDLSKETTENGEQFVSSPLWSTQDPATGSMYVSCHIRHSITEIKSDGNVKLLVKSDKLNNPYGLCMDSDGSILVCSYSSKDVFRVKRNGDIQSVLPQPLDFNPKAVALDKRTNKLYVLGYSDKLYVFQI; this is translated from the coding sequence atggcAGCGATCAATGGATCTGACGATTGCCAGTCTTACTCGAAAACTAAGATTGCATGTGATGCTTGCTTGGTCGACAAACTTTCACATACAGCCGAGGGATATTGTCTCGAGTGTAACGAATATCTGTGCAAGTCCTGTATTGATGCGCATCGACGAGTTCGGGTTTCAAGAAAGCATCATATCAAACATGGAAATGAAATACCGCGAAACAAACCCAAAGAAAGTCTACAATCCGTTGCTAGTAAATGCAACTTGCATGCTGACAAGCAAATCACGGCCATTTGTATATCACACAATCAACTCTGCTGTGATCAGTGTGTGGTTCTGGGGCACAAAGTTTGCGCTGATGTTAACTCTCTAAGCGATGCTTCAAAAGATTTCATTGGTAGCGAAGATTTAAAAACGACCACCGATAAATTGAAGAATCTTCAAATTGCCTACACTGAGAAAATGAAATTAGCtaaaaaaaatttaaatgaagttGACGTTTATTACAAAAAGGCGATCGAGGAGTTTAAAGCAGAagttgacaaaataaaacaggcAGATACCAACAAGCTGAATGCTATAATCAACACTTATGACCATGTTATCAGTCAATTCACATCTTGGATACACGATATCGATGTACACAAGAACGCTGAGGAGATTGAGGAACTGTTTTGTCTGGTATGGAGAACACAACATGAGCTTGACAACATCGAGAACAATGTTCGCAAATTATGCACCGATGACAGTATTGTAAGTTATGAGTTTCAATCGGACATATCTCCGCTTGGTCGTCTTATAAAAACTACACACCTCATCAAAAcggtaaatataaaacatgcaagTGATGCATCAACGTGTAGTATTGCAGATATAGGGATGTTGAAAGAAAACCTGATGCTAGTCACAGACTATGGCAACTCAAGCCTGAAGATATTTAATTCCGATACAGATGTCCTTGTTTCATTCGCCAAACTACCATCAAACCCATGGCAAATGTCAGTTACAGAGGAAGGTGAGGTATACGTAGCACTTTATAGCCAACTCAAAATACTCCACCTGAAGTCTCCCGCAACAGACATCACCAAGTACCGGGAGATAAACGTAGACGGTGAATGTTACGCCGTAGAATGTTTCAACAAAACCCTGAAAGTCCAGTGTTTCAATCCTGCCAAAACAATAGAAGTGGACGGAGATGGAAAGCTCGTTAGAGTGATCAACAACGACTTAAGTAAGGAAACTACCGAAAATGGAGAACAATTTGTTTCATCTCCACTCTGGTCAACACAAGATCCAGCAACTGGTTCGATGTACGTATCATGTCATATCAGACATTCGAtaacagaaataaaaagtgacGGCAATGTTAAGTTACTTGTGAAGTCAGACAAGCTGAATAATCCATATGGGTTATGTATGGACAGTGATGGTTCAATCCTCGTATGTAGCTACAGTAGCAAGGATGTGTTTAGGGTGAAGAGGAATGGAGACATCCAGAGTGTTTTACCACAACCTCTGGACTTTAACCCTAAGGCAGTGGCTCTTGATAAACGAACAAATAAGTTGTATGTATTAGGATATTCGGATAAACTGTAtgtttttcagatttaa